In the genome of Yarrowia lipolytica chromosome 1B, complete sequence, the window TccagccttcttgatctcctcaATGTAGATGAAATCTGCCTTTCGGGCAATCTCGACCTGGGAGGGAGTGACCTCTCCAAGCACTCGGATAGCAATACCGGGACCGGGGAAGGGGTGTCGCCACACAAGGTCGTGAGGGATTCCCATAATCTCACCGAGCTTTCGGACCTCATCCTTGAACAGCTCTCGGAGGGGCTCGATAAGCTTGAGCTTCATGTTGTCGAGCAGACCTCCGACGTTGTGGTGGGTCTTGATGGTCTGGGAAGGGCCCTTGAAAGAGATGGACTCAATGACATCGGGGTATAGGGTTCCCTGGAGCAGGAACTCAATCTCACCAGCCTCAGGGTGAGTGGGCTGGATCTTagcggcctcctcctcgaagACCTCGATGAAGGTGTTGCCAATGAtctttcgcttcttctcagGGTCGGTGACGCCCTTCAGCTTGCCGAGGAACAGATCGGCGGCATCGACAACATTGAGGTTGATGCCAAGACCCTCTCCGAgggtcttcttgacgtTCTCACACTCGTTGAGTCGCATGACACCGTTGTCGACGAGGATGGCGTGGAATCGGTCTCCAATGGCCTCCTTCATGAGCTTGGCACCAACAGTAGAGTCAACACCTCCGGAAACGGCACCAATTACCTCGGCGTGGGGGCCAACAAGGTCTCGGATTCGCTGGATCTCAGTGTCGACGAAGTTCTCCATGGACCACTTCTGGGCGGCGCCACAGATGTCGACGGCGAAGTTCTGCAGAAGCTGCTTACCCTTGGTGGTGTGAGTTACCTCGGGGTGGAACTGGATACCCCAGATCTTCTCGGAGGTGTGAGCAATACCGGCGTAAGGGGAGTTGTCGGAGGTAGCAACGACTTCGTAGCCAGTGGGCAGAGCGTTGAGCTTGTCACCGTGAGACATCCAGACCTGGAAGTTGTCAATGCCGTGGAACAGAGGATCGGAGGGCTTTTCGACGTGAATGGTGGCGTGGCCgaactccttcttctcaccAGCGTGGACACCCTTACCGTTGATCCAGGCAAGCTCCTGCATACCATAACAGATACCGAGGATGGGGACACCAAGGTCAAAAACGGCATGGTCGACGTGAGGAGAACCCTCAGCGTAGACAGAGTAGGGGCCTCCAGACAGAATGACGCCCTTGGGCTTCCAGGGAAGCTCGGCAATCTTCTGTGTGCAGGGGAGCATCTCGGCGTAGACGTTGAACTCTCGCAGACGCCGGGTGATGAGATGCGAGTACTGGGAGCCGAAATCGAGCACCAGAATGGTGTCGAACATGGAGGGGATGTTCACTGGGGCGGGCATTATGAGAGTTGGGTGTGCTCCAGTAGGATGTGGTAGGAAGAGCGTTGGGTATTTAAAAAATTCCAATAGAACAGAGTTGTATGCACGAACCGAAAAAATACTTTATCGACCAGAGCTTAATTTCGATGTTAGGGTTGGGGGTACGGAAaggttgtacttgtgcctGTAGAGGGCTTGGaagagtggtgatgttcGATAATGTGAGATGATTGAGACTTGGTATGCTACTTGATGTGGTTTTCCTGGTTggttttgtttcttttgaATCACAATTATTCACTTTCGCCACACAAGACAGTCTCTTAATCGGTATCTGACTCATTAACAATCACCATCCGACTCATCAACATTCACCGTAGTCAGTCACATCGGAGTTCACAACGGTGATAGCCTTGGAAGTGCCTGTGATGCTGTCGGGTACTGGTGCTGTAATCAGATACGTATCTGTCAATCATTTGCTCTTTGGAGGTGGAATTCCATAATTTACTTCATTAGCTGTTTTGTGAGCTGTGGATTATCCTGCTCATCGCTAGAGTTCCATGTCGTTATGATAGTAACTGTCCGTTGGAAGatttacaagtacaagtaatcATCCTTGTAGTACATTAATAGTCATGGGTGAACCATGCAACGATTGTAAGAAGCTGTATCACTAAAAAAGGAGTgcacttgtatttgtaagTTCTTCAATTATCGAGAGTTTGTAGTACACTGGTACTTTCAGTAAAAACATGTAGAGCTAGTTGACTACGCTGTGCTCATCATGTCTGTTGAGATGGTGCGTGTTGTCCATTCAGAACCCCGTTACGTAATATAAAGCACCTCGAAACTTGATCTGAGACTGTAATATCCACCTGAACCATCTTTATCgtggctacagtatgtactactcAT includes:
- a CDS encoding uncharacterized protein (Compare to YALI0B16104g, similar to Saccharomyces cerevisiae GUA1 (YMR217W); ancestral locus Anc_8.733, highly similar to uniprot|P38625 Saccharomyces cerevisiae YMR217w GUA1 GMP synthase (glutamine- hydrolyzing) singleton), giving the protein MPAPVNIPSMFDTILVLDFGSQYSHLITRRLREFNVYAEMLPCTQKIAELPWKPKGVILSGGPYSVYAEGSPHVDHAVFDLGVPILGICYGMQELAWINGKGVHAGEKKEFGHATIHVEKPSDPLFHGIDNFQVWMSHGDKLNALPTGYEVVATSDNSPYAGIAHTSEKIWGIQFHPEVTHTTKGKQLLQNFAVDICGAAQKWSMENFVDTEIQRIRDLVGPHAEVIGAVSGGVDSTVGAKLMKEAIGDRFHAILVDNGVMRLNECENVKKTLGEGLGINLNVVDAADLFLGKLKGVTDPEKKRKIIGNTFIEVFEEEAAKIQPTHPEAGEIEFLLQGTLYPDVIESISFKGPSQTIKTHHNVGGLLDNMKLKLIEPLRELFKDEVRKLGEIMGIPHDLVWRHPFPGPGIAIRVLGEVTPSQVEIARKADFIYIEEIKKAGIYEEISQAFACLLPVKSVGVMGDQRTYEQVIALRAIETVDFMTADWYIFDANFLKTVARRIVNEVPGVARVVYDITSKPPATVEWE